The DNA region AGACTTGTAAGTAAGGGTCGTGGAAGTCATTCCAACAACATCAGGTTTCCGTTTACCAAGTTCGGTTTTAAACTCGCCATAGGAAATCCCAAGAGCTTGACAATCAATCACGTTAACTGTAAAATTGTTTTTCTCCAAAACTGCTGCCAAATACCCAAGACCCAACGGAGTAAATGGGGGGTGTTGATGAGCATCATTCGGGTAAGGAGGATTGACAAGAGTCACATGCGGTTTCATAGCGGTTCCCTGAGGAAATTATACGTCCACAACTACATTAAGATGCTTAAATGTTTTGCACAAAACGGAAAATCAAAGTTAAGATAGAAAAATCAAGATAAATAATCAAAAATAAAAAAGGAAAAAGGGGGAAAAGTTACAGTGTTTTCACACTGTATTATGTCATTTGCTTGGGGCTAATACCAAACCACCCGAATAGGGTGACGAATATTGGTATAATAACGGCGTAGACAACCTTGGGCAGTAGAATAAGACCACCAGAGTATAGTGGGTCAGTTACCATGCCAAGAGGTGAAATTAATCCAGTCCACAGCTCAAATCCGGATGCAACAAGTGCCGCAATAAGTGCAGCAACCAGCATTCTACGGAAGCTGTAAGAACCTTTGTTTAATGCACCAGCCATATATCCCACAAGCATTGCGCCAACAACGTATCCAAGTGTGCTAATGTCTCCAACCATGCCCATGCCAGTCATACCGTATCCAGTAGTAGCTGCCATTACTGAGTATACGTCATTGACGTATAGTGCGTAAATAGAGCCTAATAGGAATCCTGCACCGCCACCAGCCCATTGGTTCCAGATTAATCCAGCAAACAATGGAATTGCGACAGTGAGAATTGCTTGTCCGAGTCCATCAACAAAGATTGCGTTTAATGAACCGGATGTGTCAACGTCCATAAGGATTACTGCAAGTTCAGTTGGGAAAATTACAATTAAGAATGCAACTAAAGTAGGTATGAATATCCCCCAAAGGATATCACTAAGTTTCCAATCAGTCCAGCTTGCCATTTTTGTTTACTCCTTTGTTCTTTTTTCCACTTTACTATAATTATACATTTATATTTTGCGTAACAGGAGCACCCAAACATAACCAAAAAACAGGTAAAAACCAGAATTTAGGTTAAAAATAAAACAAAATACAGAAAAATTGGAGAAATAAAAGAAAAGAAAAAATTAACGTGCGCAAAAAAGCGCACATTTTTTGGACATTATGGTTTATAAACCGCTTGTTTATGCCTTTTCTTTGGCAGCGACAACTGCACCTTTAAGGTCAATTCTTGCAGGACAAACCAAGGAACATTGACCACATCCAATACAGTAGCCAGCACCTAAAGTAGCTGCTTTTTCCCAGTTGCCTTTGTCAACAGCATTCTTGACGAATATTGAGGGTATACCCATTGGACATGCAGTTAGACATTGTCCACAGCGCATACAGGCAGTCGTAGGTGGTCGTCCGACTTTTTTGAGCTTTGGTAGTTTGACTTCGCGTCGTTCACTGCTTCCTTTTGGTGCACCTATATGGTCAAGAACTGGACAAGTCAAGTTCATGATGACCAGTGCAACGATAGAACCGCCGAGGAATCCGGTGTATGTTTGAATAACGACTGTGAGTACTGCTAAGCCAATACCGAATATGAGTTGACCCATGTGCGTCATTGGGGTTGTAGCAGGATCAGTTGCCATGAAGAATGCCAAGAATATTGAACTCGCCATAAACAGATGGAACACTATCCTTAGAATCAGGTCTTCCATCAGTATAGCTGAGCCGCCAAAGATTACACTCATAAGTGCAGCCATAATTACGGTTCCTACCATGTAAGACAGAGTGATTCTCCATTTGAAGTATCCACGGCAAACAAAGAATAATCCTAGTCCAACACCGATTACAAGTAGACTTGAAAAGCCACCAGCCCAACCGTGATATTTAGCCCATAGCATGGTCCAAATAGTATCTTCCAGTTCAACTGGAGCACCACTCATCAAGTCTATCATTGTGTTTGTTGGGTGTCCATAGCAGGTTTGTAGAGTTGTTCCAAATACCTCTTGAGTTAGTGGAGCTTGCAGGTTTATTGAGTCAACATGATCTTGGGGGATGAAAAAGTTCACACTTGTATACATAGTCATAAAGAGTAATCCGATAACCAAAAGTTTAGCAATTGCAGCAGGATTAACGTATTTTCGACCTGTTAATCCTTGTAATTTTTTGAAAACAATTAAACCAATAGCAGAAATCAAAGCGGGAATAAGAGCTATTTCTAATCCTTCAGACAATCCAGCATAAAATGTTCCTGTTGACATTAATTGTGGTTCACCTACAGTGTAAGACAAACCAACAATTAAACCGAAAACAACAGCCGACATCATGTCTGCAGGTCCTTTTGGACCCATGAGTTTAGCCATCAACTTATCACAAAGAACTGCGACTCCAGCAGCAACGCCACATACTATGAGTGAATCAAGTCCATAAACGAAGAAGGACAAGAATGCGATAACGAATAGTGCAACAGCAGTGTATTGCATTAATTTTTCTTTTGTCATTGGAGCTTTTACCATTTTTTCGTAACCTCATGTTATTTGGGCTAGCTTTCTAAAAAAATTCATATTTAAGCTTTTGGACTAATACCATAATATATTCCAAACAAACATCTACTAGCCACATTAAACAAAAAATGGTCATTTAAGAATCCAAAAAGACCGAAAACACATCAGTAAACCAGTATACAAACGTTATTTTAGAACAATAAACAGAAAAAGCAAAAGAAATTGACAAAAAATTCAAACAGCTAAATCTACAGTTTACGAAGCTTGGATTTTATTGCATCAATGAGGTACCCAAAGGCGTATCTTGTTGTGGAAAGCCCATAGGTCCACCCCTTGCGCCACATACGCAGAACATACAAGGGACGCAAATAGAAACTCTGAAAAGCTTTTTCGTACAGTTCAGCCAGATCCTTCATACTCATTGTTGGCGTTTCAAACACAGGGGTCATGCAATCATACACATTAAAGTCAGTTATTCGTAGCCAACCGTTGTCTTTGATCGTATCATACAAAGGAGTACCCGGAAGAGGAGTTGTAATATTGAAATACGCCATATTATTCGGACACAATTTTTGAATAAACTTTATTGTAGTCCAAGCAGTTTCCTTAGTTTCACCAGGGAACCCAAGAAGCACATTTGGTACAGGTTGCAATCCTAATTCTTGCACCCAACCAACCGCTCGGAGGGTTTGGGAGGTTGAGATGTCTTTGTGCATGTTATCAAGGACGTCTTGGGAACCGGATTCAACTCCAAACCACACTGAAACGCAACCTGCTTCCTTCATTTTGATGAGCAAATCTTTGGTTACTTTGTCCACACGGGTTCCACAGTTCCAGATTATTTTCAGCTTGCGGTCCATGATTTCTTGGCACAATATTTCAATTCTTTTTTGGTCTATAGTGAAGGCGTCATCACAGAAAGTGAACTGAGTCGCGTTGTATTTTTTGTTGAGGTATTCTAGCTCATCAACGATGCCTTTGGGGCTTCTCATTCGGTATTTTCGACCAAACATTCTAACTGCTTGACAAAAATCACACCACGAGGTACAGCCTCGACTTGTTGTAAGATAGAACACATCTTCTACTTTTCGAAGTTTTGCCATAGGCCAAAGATGCCGTGCAGGATAAGGCAGGCTGTCAAGGTCTTCGATGAGGGGTCGGTCGGGATTTACGGTTATTTCTCCATTTTTTCTGTAGGTGATTCCTTGAACCCCATCAAAATTTTTCCCAGCTTCCAGACGCTGAACCAGCTCCAAAAGGGTGTATTCCCCTTCGTTGCGAACCACCACATCAAGGTCGGGGCATTCTTGGAGGGCTTCTTCATCCCAGAAAGTTGCGTGGGGTCCTCCTAGAACTGTTACGCAGTTGGGGTGGATTTCTTTGGTTAGTTTTGAGAGATGCAACGCAGATTTGTAGGTTAAAGTAATTGAAGTGAAACCCACAAGGTCGGGTTTGCGTTTGCTGATTTCTTTTTTGTATTCCTCATAATGGATAAACAGTGCTTGACAGTCGATAACGTCAACTTCATAACCGTTTTTGAGCAACACAGCGGCGAGGTAGCCTAAACCCAACTGGGGAAAAGGCATGTGCTTGTGTGGACTAATCGGGTAAGGGGGGTTAACTAAGGTCACACGAGGTCGCATATTTCTCGCCTAATGTTTTTACGTTACAGACATAAAAACAAAATACATACTTAAGAGCCTTTACAAACGTCCGTCAATCAAAACAGTCCAGACCTGTAAAGTGTAGATTAACTGTAGGAAATGGGAGAAAAGCCCAACAGTTAATTAGCAGCTAACAAACTGCACAGGGTTTCCAAACGTTTTTAGGCTTCAAACAGGTAGCCACTATTATTCAGTTTCAGTCGAAACAAAACAGGTATCACATAACTTGTGTGCCGTAAGTAGTGATTAACAAAATGCGTGTTTGTTTGATTAATCCACCCCGTATCCACCCAAAAGTTTGGGGACAACCGACAGTTTATCAGCCCTTGTCAATTGCATATGTTGCTGCAGTTCTAGAAAAACAGCACAAAGTAAGCATCATCGACGCCCCCACAGAAGGCTGGAGACACACCGAAGACATCGACGAAACAAATTCTAAGGTTGGATTAACAAACAAGCAAATTGCACAAAAAATCAAACAAATCTCCCCTGACGTTGCAGGAGTCAGCATACCATTTTCGGGGTGGTCTAAAGCCGCCTTTGAAGTTGCATCAGTGATAAAAGATGTGGATAAAAACATAACCACAATTCTAGATGGGTTGCATCCGTCTGCCCGACCTGCAGAATGCTTAGCAAATCCCAATGTAGATTTTGTTGTTCGAGGCGAACCCGAATACAGCACCCTTGAGTTAGTTAACGACTTAGAAAAAGGCGCAACAAACGAGGAACTGAAGAAAATTCAAGGAATCGGGTTTACAGAAAAACAAAAACCAGTCATAACAACCCCCCGACCAGAAATCCAAGACCTCGACGCCTTGCCGTTTCCTGCGAGGCACTTGCTACCTATGGAGAGATATTTTGAGGCGGTTAAAGAAAACCCGATTCGGGGAGTTATCCGTGACCATTACGCCATAATGATAACCAGCAGGGGCTGTCCACATAAGTGCATCTTTTGTTCGAATAACATTGTTATGGGAAAGAAGTGGCGGGGCAGAAATCCCGAAAGCGTTGTTGACGAGATAGAGCATCTAGTAAAAACTTACAAAATTAAGCAGATTGACTTTTTTGATGACAACATGACCCGAATCAAAAAAAGGGCAGAAAAAATCTGTGACCTAATAGTAGAACGGAACCTGAACATCAACTGGTTTGTGCCAACTGGAGTCAGGGCAGACACCATAGATGAGCAGCTTTTACGGAAAATGAAAGGGTCGGGATGCAAAGGAGTTCGGTTTGCTCCTGAGTCTGGGGTTCAACGGGTTGTTACCGACATTATTGGAAAGAACTTGAAGCTTGAAGACGTGGAAAAGGCAGTTATTTTAGCGAAAAAGGTGGGAATCAAAACTGCGATTTTCTTTATTCTTGGACTTCCTGGAGAAACAAAAGCGGACATGGAACAAACCATAAAATTTGCTTACAAGCTCAGAAAGTTGGGGGCGGAAAAATTCCATTTCAGCATAGCCACCCCAATTTATGGAACAGAACTTTACCGACAAGCGGTGGAAGGGGGTTTCTTGACTGATGGGTTCAGTGACGATGCCCTTGCACGGGCGGAACCTTTGATGGAAACACCGGAATTTACAACAGAGGAACTGCGGGAGATATGCATTCGGGCAAACGCCATAAACCAAAACATTACTGCAGCTAAGGTGTTTAAACTCATAAAAAATCCAAAGCAAGCAATGGTTATTGCTAAGGCGTTGTTGACAAAGCCCAAGCATAAGAAGAATCCATGAATCAACGGTTTTTGCCTGCTCAGATGTTGCGTTTTAGGACACTAAGAAAGCCGTCGCGTCGGATTGTTTTTAGAATCCTGTGGGGTGAGCGGTTGAAGTTTTTGTGGAATTCTCGTTGCAGGTTTTTTACTAAATTGAAGTCAAATTGGTCGGTTTTGACGTAGGTTACAAAATCTTCTACTCGTTCGTACCATCCGTTTGCCATGATTTCGTCGTACATGCTGCTTCCGGGGTATCCGATAAAGACATGAAAACGGGCGTAATCGGGGTCTAGTTTTCGGGCAAACTTGTAGGTAGTATGCATGTCTACAACTGTTTCTCCGGGCAAGCCAATCATAAAGGAGCTGGCGGTTCGTATGCCTACTTGGTTACACAGTTTGAAGGCGTCAATGGCTTGTTCTCGAGTGATTTGTTTGTTTATTCTTTTGAGAATATGAGGGGCTCCTGATTCTACGCCAAACCAGATTGTTTTGCATCCTGCGGATTTCATTTCTTGGAGCATTTCTTTGGAAACCAAATCCACGCGAGTGTCGCAAACCCATTGCAGGTCCAGTTTTTCTTTTTTGATTTCTTTGCACAGTTTTATGGTTCGTTTTTTGTTGATGGTAAAGTTGTCCCCAACAAAATAGATGCCCTTAGTGCCGTATTTTTCTATCATGTGGTTTAGTTCAGCTACAACTCTGGTTGGGCTGAAGGCTCGGCATTTGGAGGTCCAGATTTTTTTGGTTTCACAAAAGGCGCAGTTGTATGGACAACCGCGGATTACGTTCATGTTATCCACGGGCTCAACTGTTAGGTACTCCATTTTTCGCATGTAAAGGTCCATAGGCAACAGGTGCCGAGCAGGAAACGGAACGGTGTCTAAATCTTGGATGAAACTTTGAGGGTTTTTTACAATCTGGATACCTTTTCGGTAAGCAACTCCTGAAATTTGTGGGACTTGGGATTCTTCTTTTCCGGAAGTAATGGCGTTTGCCAGTTCTACTATTGCTTGTTCGCCTTCTCCGATGACTGCGTAGTCGATTTCGGGGTGTTCCAGCATGCTTTCCGGTAAATATGAGGGGTGCCAGCCGCCTACTATGACTTTGCAATTGGGGAGGATTTGTTTTACTGCTTTGGCGGTTTCTACACATTTTCCGTAGGTTACGGAGCCGCAGGTCATTCCGACAATTTTGGGGTTGAGTCGTTTTATTTCTTGTTTGATTTCTTCTATCGATTTTTTGAGAAGGTAGTTGTCGATTATTTGAACTTGGTATCCTGCGTGTTCAAGGGAACCCGCAACATAAGCTAAACCCAGCGGAGGATAACGTCTACCCAGACCCCATGGGGAGTCTTCAGGTGGAGCGGTGGTCATTAACAAAATCATGCAAAAACGCTCTCCAGTGGATTAGTATAGCACAGATAAAATTTGCCAAATAATAACTTTTGTCTACAAAACCAAAAATGTAGAACAGTTACAACAGCAAACCATGCCAATTGGAGAAACCAGCAGTGTTTTCTGGGAAAACGGAATTGTTTTTAAATTGTAACTATACTAACAAGTTATCAATTTGGTTGGATTGGTCAAAATGGCATGTCCTGGTCCCCCGAAAAAACTTCAGGGTCCTCTGATGATTACTTCTTGGAGAGCCACTGGCGCTTGTAACTACAACTGTGTTTACTGTAACGTGGACGCAAACTGTGAACCCTCCCCCGACGAGTTAGACACAGAATGGGGACTAAAACTTGTTGATCAGATCGCAGAGTTTGGTTCTCAATGGTTTGGAATCAAAGGCGGAGAACCCCTTGTACGAAAAGATCTTTTCGTTCTTATTTCTCACGCAAAAGAGTTAGGTCTAGAAGTAAATTTGCTGACCAACGGTTACTATGTTGATGGTGAAATTCTGGAAAACCTAGCCAAATACAACGTTTATACTTCTGTTAGCATCGACGGCGCAGAAGAAGCAAACGATTCACTGCGAGGGAAAGGCTCTTACAAGGCTGCTGTAGCGGCAATTGCAAAGTTGTCCGAAAAAGGAATTTTGAACGGTTTATCCATGGCGATTACAAACCGCAACCTCAACGAGGCAGATCACATAGTAGAGTTAGCAGAAAAGTATCATGCCCAATTTGTTTGGTTTAATCATTTGGTTCCAACGGGAAGAGCAAAAAATCAAATAAATTTGGAGCCCACGCCAGAGCAGTATGACGTGTTTTTGAATCATCTGTATGATTTGACCAAAAAAGAATACAAGGTCAAATTTGATTTTAACATCCACTGTCCACATTACATCCGGGTAGTTCGGGATAGAGACCCCGAAGGCTTCTGCGAATGGGTCAGCCAAGAAACCCACACCGCAAAATGCATTTACTTCTTGTTTGGTGGATACCTTAGCGTCTTGGAAAACGGAGACGTTATACCGTGTTTTTATGATGAAGACCTAAAAATAGGAAACATCAAAGAAAACACCCTAACCGAGCTTTGGGACAAGATGCAAAACGACGAATTCTACCAAACCTTGCAAAACCCCGACAACTTGGAAGGCAAATGTGGAATCTGCGATTTGCGTAACGTGTGCGGTGGATGCAGAACAAGAGCTCACGCATTAACGGGCTCTTACTTTGGGTCTGATCCTGCGTGCCTTTACCAGCCTAAAAGTGACGCTTCAAAGAAAACAAAGTAAGAAACCTGAGCTGTTTGCGTTTCTGCAGTTATGCTTCAAGTTAACGGTGACGGTAATGTCGGCAGATTTGGCACTGATAAACGGAAACATCATCACCATGGATTCTGTGCGACCAAAAGCCCAAGCAGTTGCCATACAAAAAAACCAAATTGTCAAAGTTGGCTCAACAAAAGAAATCAAAGCTCTAGTTACCAAAGAAACAAAAGTTGTTGATTTACAAGGAAAAAGTGTTGTCCCCGGGTTTATTGATTCTCATATTCATGTTGCAGATTTTGGAAAATTCTTGAACTGGGTCAACCTAAGCGCCGCAAAATCGATTGCACAAATGCAAACAATCCTTAAAGAAAAAGTGCAAAAAACTCCAAAAAACAGATGGATAGTAGGTAACGGATGGAACGAAACCCGTTTTGATAAAAAGGGCTGTCCGAATCGTTATGATTTGGATGCTGTTTCACCAGATAATCCGGTGGTTTTGTATCATGAGTGCGGACGGGTTTGCCTTGTTAACAGTAAAGCGTTAGAGTGTGCAAAAGTAACCAAAGAGATTGCAGCTCCATCTGGTGGAGAAATCGAAAAACATCCAGAAACTGGTGATCTTACAGGGATTTTACGGGAAGCGGCAACTGATTTGGTTTGGAAAACAATTCCTGAACCATTAGAAGAGGAAATTCTTGAATCAACCAGTTTAGCTTTTCAAAAAATTGTTGAAGCCGGAGTAACTACTGTTCATTGGATTGTCGGCACCTTAGAAGAGGCGTTGATTGTGCAAAAGCTTGATGCGATAAACAAGTTGCCTGTGCGGGTTCATGTTATTGTTCCAGCAAAAGATTTAGACAGAATCGACGAGCTTAATTTTGATTCAAACAAAATCGACAAACAGTTAGGGGTTAAAATTTTTGTGGACGGCTCCTTAGCAGCCAGGACCGCAGCCCTTTGTGAGCCTTACATGGATGATAACACAACAACGGGACAACTGCTGTATTCTCAAGAGGAACTGGACAAAGTAGTAACCAAGGCGCATAACGCAAACTTGCAGTTGATTATGCATGCAATGGGCGACCAAGCCATAGAAATGGCGTTAGATGCCGTCGAAAAAGTGTTAACAAAAACCCCCGCAAAACCCCATTGTTATCGTATTGAGCACGCATCAGTTCTGACTCCAGAGTTGATTGAGCGAGTAAAGAAACTTAACATGACTATTTCTGTTCAGCCCAAGTGTGTAATCTCGGAGTTTACTGATTGGTCCGCAATTGAAAGACTGGGAAACAAAAGGGCCCGGTGGCTGTATCCTCTCAGAACTTTGATAAACCAGGGAATACGGGTCATCGGGGGTTCAGACTGCCCCATGGAGCCAATAAGTCCCTTGGTTGCTATGCAGGCTGCAGTGGAGCGTGAGTATTTTCCTGAAGAGCAAATCAACACAAAGAAAGCTTTGCAGATGTATACTGTTAATGCGGCGGTTGCTTCTGGTGAACAAGAAAACAAAGGCTCAATTGAAAAAGGCAAACTTGCTGACTTTGCCGTTCTTTCATGTGACCCCACATCAACTCCAACAGATAAGATTGGAAATATTGAAGTTTTAATGACTGTCGTAGATGGAGAGATTGTTTTCCAGAAATCGGTTTAGTTTTTCATGTTTTGATGGCAATCATTTTAAGTAACTATCTTGGAGTAACGGTAATTATCTGGTTAACGCGTGCTTGCCAATGATAACAATAACAAACTTGTTGGTGGCAGTTGGAGTTCTAATTGTAGCGCTGGTGCTCGACCTGATTTTTGGCGACCCGTCACCAATTTATCCCGAAAAAATCCAATACAAACTGCACCCCACGGTTTTGATGGGAGAATTCACCCAAAAAATCAAGCCCTTCTTCAAAAACCCCAACCCAAAAATCGAAAAATTCAACGGCGTTCTTTTGGGGTTAACAGTCATTTTGGTTTTTACAATTCCAACCTATTTCGGTTTGCAGATAATCTACCGATACCTTGGACTGATAGTTTTTTTCATTGTTTCTGCCATAATTTTGAAATTAACAATTTGTATGAAACTTGAAACAGATTGGGGATACGCCGCAGCAAAAGCCATCGAATCAGGCGACCTCGCTGAAGCAAGAAAGTACGCCCACTTTTCACGACGTGACAACAAAGAACTAACCGGTGCACAGATTGTTTCTTCAGTCATTGAATCATTGGCAGAAAACTTGACAGATTTCAGGCTCTCCCCAATTTTCTATTATGGACTGTTTGGTGTTCCAGGGGCAGTTGCGTTTCGGGCGGTTAACACCCTTGATGGTATGGTTGGCTTCAAAGATGAAGAAAACATAAATCTTGGATGGTTCTCCGCCATTACAGACACCATAGTAAATTACATTCCAGCCCGGTTGACTACCCTTTTGCTGATTGCAGGTGCCGCAATAGTAGGAGAAGACTACAAAAACGCATGGAAAATTGCCCAACGAGACCAAAGCAAAATCCCCAGTACAAACCATGGATGGCAAATGGCAGCAATCGCAGGTGCGTTACGAGTGGAGCTGGAAAAACCTGGACAATACGCAGTAGGCGACCCAGAAGAAGAACTGGATGCAAATAAAATAATTCAGTCGTTAAAAATCCGAAATGTTGCAATAATTCTGAGTATAATCATCACCATACCAGCGATTTTGCTAAATCTTTACTTATTTTAACCAAAAGAAAGGATCGACACTGTAAATTTGAGTCTAAATGTGTGCGGTGTAGAAAAAATTCTGAAAAAATCTGTTTTTGAACATCTTACTTCCATTAGACTATTAATATGTAGAACAAAAGTGTGAAACAAATCTACGTTGATTTTGTTTATTTTTGTTTTAGTCAATAGTTACTACTAAGTAATAAACTTGAAAGTCAAATCTTGGGTTTCTGCTGGTTTGTCAGGGCCTCCAAAAGAAAACAATGACAAATTCCAATTTCAGCAGAAAACTAGTGAAGTAAAGTAAAGCGATAGTAGACAATTTTTTGGTTTTTGCAAATGTTCATTTTTTCATTCCTCTTTTTGATGCCTTGCAGTGTATGTTAGAGTGTTGAGTTTAAATATTTTGCGACATCACAGGAATTTTACAATTAGATGTATTAGCAGCAAAAAATTTTGAAAATAAACAATTTTTGTGTGTTTGAAGCTTCAAAAAGTTTAGTTTCATCGACTTGTAAGATTCCAAACTTGAGTAAATAAAAGTATGAATGAGCGGGCAATAACAAAAGATATAGCCCAGAAGCTTTAACTCTTTGACATTCTAGCGGTTACTTCAACTGGTGTAAAAAATGACAACCCCAAACCAAAAACTGAAAACAACGCTGGTTAATCCGCCTCCGCTAAAGGGGGTTTATCGTCATCAGCTTTACTTGTCCCTTGGTTTGGCATATATGGCAGCAGTTTTGGAAGAAAATGGATATGAAGTAACCGTGGT from Candidatus Bathyarchaeum sp. includes:
- a CDS encoding B12-binding domain-containing radical SAM protein, whose translation is MKPHVTLVNPPYPNDAHQHPPFTPLGLGYLAAVLEKNNFTVNVIDCQALGISYGEFKTELGKRKPDVVGMTSTTLTYKS
- a CDS encoding RnfABCDGE type electron transport complex subunit D; protein product: MVKAPMTKEKLMQYTAVALFVIAFLSFFVYGLDSLIVCGVAAGVAVLCDKLMAKLMGPKGPADMMSAVVFGLIVGLSYTVGEPQLMSTGTFYAGLSEGLEIALIPALISAIGLIVFKKLQGLTGRKYVNPAAIAKLLVIGLLFMTMYTSVNFFIPQDHVDSINLQAPLTQEVFGTTLQTCYGHPTNTMIDLMSGAPVELEDTIWTMLWAKYHGWAGGFSSLLVIGVGLGLFFVCRGYFKWRITLSYMVGTVIMAALMSVIFGGSAILMEDLILRIVFHLFMASSIFLAFFMATDPATTPMTHMGQLIFGIGLAVLTVVIQTYTGFLGGSIVALVIMNLTCPVLDHIGAPKGSSERREVKLPKLKKVGRPPTTACMRCGQCLTACPMGIPSIFVKNAVDKGNWEKAATLGAGYCIGCGQCSLVCPARIDLKGAVVAAKEKA
- a CDS encoding B12-binding domain-containing radical SAM protein encodes the protein MRPRVTLVNPPYPISPHKHMPFPQLGLGYLAAVLLKNGYEVDVIDCQALFIHYEEYKKEISKRKPDLVGFTSITLTYKSALHLSKLTKEIHPNCVTVLGGPHATFWDEEALQECPDLDVVVRNEGEYTLLELVQRLEAGKNFDGVQGITYRKNGEITVNPDRPLIEDLDSLPYPARHLWPMAKLRKVEDVFYLTTSRGCTSWCDFCQAVRMFGRKYRMRSPKGIVDELEYLNKKYNATQFTFCDDAFTIDQKRIEILCQEIMDRKLKIIWNCGTRVDKVTKDLLIKMKEAGCVSVWFGVESGSQDVLDNMHKDISTSQTLRAVGWVQELGLQPVPNVLLGFPGETKETAWTTIKFIQKLCPNNMAYFNITTPLPGTPLYDTIKDNGWLRITDFNVYDCMTPVFETPTMSMKDLAELYEKAFQSFYLRPLYVLRMWRKGWTYGLSTTRYAFGYLIDAIKSKLRKL
- a CDS encoding B12-binding domain-containing radical SAM protein — its product is MINKMRVCLINPPRIHPKVWGQPTVYQPLSIAYVAAVLEKQHKVSIIDAPTEGWRHTEDIDETNSKVGLTNKQIAQKIKQISPDVAGVSIPFSGWSKAAFEVASVIKDVDKNITTILDGLHPSARPAECLANPNVDFVVRGEPEYSTLELVNDLEKGATNEELKKIQGIGFTEKQKPVITTPRPEIQDLDALPFPARHLLPMERYFEAVKENPIRGVIRDHYAIMITSRGCPHKCIFCSNNIVMGKKWRGRNPESVVDEIEHLVKTYKIKQIDFFDDNMTRIKKRAEKICDLIVERNLNINWFVPTGVRADTIDEQLLRKMKGSGCKGVRFAPESGVQRVVTDIIGKNLKLEDVEKAVILAKKVGIKTAIFFILGLPGETKADMEQTIKFAYKLRKLGAEKFHFSIATPIYGTELYRQAVEGGFLTDGFSDDALARAEPLMETPEFTTEELREICIRANAINQNITAAKVFKLIKNPKQAMVIAKALLTKPKHKKNP
- a CDS encoding B12-binding domain-containing radical SAM protein, with protein sequence MTTAPPEDSPWGLGRRYPPLGLAYVAGSLEHAGYQVQIIDNYLLKKSIEEIKQEIKRLNPKIVGMTCGSVTYGKCVETAKAVKQILPNCKVIVGGWHPSYLPESMLEHPEIDYAVIGEGEQAIVELANAITSGKEESQVPQISGVAYRKGIQIVKNPQSFIQDLDTVPFPARHLLPMDLYMRKMEYLTVEPVDNMNVIRGCPYNCAFCETKKIWTSKCRAFSPTRVVAELNHMIEKYGTKGIYFVGDNFTINKKRTIKLCKEIKKEKLDLQWVCDTRVDLVSKEMLQEMKSAGCKTIWFGVESGAPHILKRINKQITREQAIDAFKLCNQVGIRTASSFMIGLPGETVVDMHTTYKFARKLDPDYARFHVFIGYPGSSMYDEIMANGWYERVEDFVTYVKTDQFDFNLVKNLQREFHKNFNRSPHRILKTIRRDGFLSVLKRNI
- a CDS encoding radical SAM protein, coding for MACPGPPKKLQGPLMITSWRATGACNYNCVYCNVDANCEPSPDELDTEWGLKLVDQIAEFGSQWFGIKGGEPLVRKDLFVLISHAKELGLEVNLLTNGYYVDGEILENLAKYNVYTSVSIDGAEEANDSLRGKGSYKAAVAAIAKLSEKGILNGLSMAITNRNLNEADHIVELAEKYHAQFVWFNHLVPTGRAKNQINLEPTPEQYDVFLNHLYDLTKKEYKVKFDFNIHCPHYIRVVRDRDPEGFCEWVSQETHTAKCIYFLFGGYLSVLENGDVIPCFYDEDLKIGNIKENTLTELWDKMQNDEFYQTLQNPDNLEGKCGICDLRNVCGGCRTRAHALTGSYFGSDPACLYQPKSDASKKTK
- a CDS encoding amidohydrolase, with translation MSADLALINGNIITMDSVRPKAQAVAIQKNQIVKVGSTKEIKALVTKETKVVDLQGKSVVPGFIDSHIHVADFGKFLNWVNLSAAKSIAQMQTILKEKVQKTPKNRWIVGNGWNETRFDKKGCPNRYDLDAVSPDNPVVLYHECGRVCLVNSKALECAKVTKEIAAPSGGEIEKHPETGDLTGILREAATDLVWKTIPEPLEEEILESTSLAFQKIVEAGVTTVHWIVGTLEEALIVQKLDAINKLPVRVHVIVPAKDLDRIDELNFDSNKIDKQLGVKIFVDGSLAARTAALCEPYMDDNTTTGQLLYSQEELDKVVTKAHNANLQLIMHAMGDQAIEMALDAVEKVLTKTPAKPHCYRIEHASVLTPELIERVKKLNMTISVQPKCVISEFTDWSAIERLGNKRARWLYPLRTLINQGIRVIGGSDCPMEPISPLVAMQAAVEREYFPEEQINTKKALQMYTVNAAVASGEQENKGSIEKGKLADFAVLSCDPTSTPTDKIGNIEVLMTVVDGEIVFQKSV
- a CDS encoding cobalamin biosynthesis protein codes for the protein MITITNLLVAVGVLIVALVLDLIFGDPSPIYPEKIQYKLHPTVLMGEFTQKIKPFFKNPNPKIEKFNGVLLGLTVILVFTIPTYFGLQIIYRYLGLIVFFIVSAIILKLTICMKLETDWGYAAAKAIESGDLAEARKYAHFSRRDNKELTGAQIVSSVIESLAENLTDFRLSPIFYYGLFGVPGAVAFRAVNTLDGMVGFKDEENINLGWFSAITDTIVNYIPARLTTLLLIAGAAIVGEDYKNAWKIAQRDQSKIPSTNHGWQMAAIAGALRVELEKPGQYAVGDPEEELDANKIIQSLKIRNVAIILSIIITIPAILLNLYLF